A stretch of the Acidimicrobiia bacterium genome encodes the following:
- the smc gene encoding chromosome segregation protein SMC, with protein MLLKTISLAGFKSFADRTRLEFDAGVNVVVGPNGSGKSNILDALAWAMGTQATRQLRTERMDDVIFAGTATRPKVARAEVTVTFDNRDGFLPLDLTEVALTRRLFRDGTSEYELNGTQCRLLDLQELLSDGGVGRHQHVLVGQGQIGEILNARPDEQRAVIEEAAGITKHRSRRDRSVRRLEQTAQDVERLVDILDQSKKRLGPLRRQANAAQRHDSVKAEVLALQLYTGGEALRRIRARIEVAAAEHAERRRGVSTDEQALAEVESTLDSLRSSAGAVGLELERATAAAARLETTAERLQRIGMVARERRSGLESRLAGAGERRRDLEVEYAALGAELDRSGADEHEARASAERTEAMLQQLEDEERALAEQIQLPAEGLVASMRGELRSLESAWERDRREQEQLAHRRQVVQARLGDERGRSAGLDDVIRRTDVEAAKAGDAYETARSRRAEAQRGFESIESANSEAQLALARSTARLEAVEAVLEGLGDPSARQAAAALAAIRGTVAALLDVPASMAAAVDAALGDWRSAFAAQGPSELRSAVEQLKSAGLGGVAFVDPAPVGDDPPARAVAQEWGVDALVDLLGPSADHQAANALLGDVVVVEGWTAGSDLVARHPEVRAVTPEGDYITELGMRLALPDGAGPAALEAAAVAVEIAEREAARAASLQASSRREFDQARAREREALEALEALEARLAGNTEALAISERACTEAEAEIARNESRRTAIDEAAEARQERAGELRARLAELEGEERVRQEAFEALSRRRVEVARRRDEARRAREAAAGALARVLERREMLQRRHSAVQADLEHIETAPTAPADVARLAGVEERARSAVEIVREHIAELRRRQRDLRERSTAADARLDGARQRQDALARGIADAKEALSTLAVELAELRVRDESVCEALRRDADATEEQALAAARPDVDEDAPDLKDLLATREAELRRMGPINPLAAAEYEEVASEAELLETQLADLEESRTELRKVIRALDEEMASMFMVAFEQIAALYEENFGLVFPGGRGSLRLTDPGRPLETGVEIEAQPLGKKVGRLSLLSGGERSLAALAFLFAVFRARPSPFYVLDEVEAALDDANLRRFLRLVDTLRNSAQLVIITHQQQTMEAADILYGVTMEPGESSKVIAKRLGGRRGALESRTAGAADAG; from the coding sequence TTGCTGCTCAAGACGATCTCACTTGCCGGCTTCAAGTCGTTCGCCGACAGGACCCGCCTCGAATTCGACGCCGGGGTCAACGTCGTCGTCGGCCCCAATGGCTCCGGCAAGTCCAACATCCTCGACGCCTTGGCGTGGGCGATGGGCACCCAGGCGACACGCCAGCTGCGTACGGAGCGTATGGACGACGTGATCTTCGCCGGGACTGCCACCCGACCGAAGGTCGCCAGGGCCGAGGTCACCGTCACGTTCGACAACCGCGACGGGTTCCTGCCCCTCGACCTGACCGAGGTCGCCCTGACGCGGCGGCTCTTCCGGGACGGCACATCCGAGTACGAGCTGAACGGCACGCAGTGCCGGCTCCTCGATCTCCAGGAGTTGTTGAGCGATGGCGGCGTTGGCCGCCACCAGCACGTCTTGGTGGGGCAGGGCCAGATCGGGGAGATACTCAACGCCAGGCCCGACGAGCAGCGAGCCGTCATCGAAGAGGCGGCAGGCATCACCAAGCACCGTTCCAGGCGGGACCGCTCGGTGCGGCGTCTCGAGCAGACGGCCCAGGACGTAGAGCGGCTCGTCGACATCCTCGACCAGTCGAAGAAGCGCCTCGGCCCGCTGCGCAGGCAGGCGAATGCCGCGCAGCGACACGACTCGGTGAAGGCCGAAGTGCTGGCGTTGCAGCTCTATACCGGTGGCGAGGCGCTGCGGAGGATAAGGGCGAGGATCGAAGTTGCCGCCGCCGAGCACGCCGAGAGGCGCCGAGGCGTATCGACAGACGAGCAGGCACTCGCCGAGGTCGAATCGACACTCGACTCGCTGCGGTCGTCTGCCGGCGCGGTCGGCCTCGAGCTCGAGCGGGCAACGGCGGCGGCCGCCCGGCTGGAGACGACGGCCGAGAGGCTGCAGCGCATCGGGATGGTGGCCAGGGAGCGCCGTTCCGGCCTCGAGAGCCGGCTGGCAGGAGCGGGGGAGCGTCGTCGCGACCTCGAGGTCGAGTACGCCGCACTCGGCGCCGAGCTCGACCGTTCAGGCGCCGACGAACACGAGGCACGGGCGTCGGCCGAGCGCACGGAAGCGATGCTGCAGCAACTCGAGGACGAGGAGCGGGCACTCGCCGAGCAGATCCAGCTCCCGGCAGAGGGCCTGGTCGCCAGCATGCGCGGCGAGCTGCGCTCGCTGGAGTCGGCGTGGGAGCGGGACCGTCGCGAGCAAGAGCAGCTCGCCCATCGCCGCCAGGTCGTACAGGCTCGCCTCGGCGACGAGAGGGGCCGGTCGGCAGGGCTCGACGACGTGATCAGACGCACCGACGTCGAGGCGGCCAAGGCAGGAGACGCCTACGAGACGGCGCGGTCGAGGCGCGCTGAAGCGCAGCGTGGCTTCGAGTCGATCGAATCCGCCAACAGCGAGGCCCAGCTGGCCCTCGCCAGGTCGACGGCCCGTCTCGAAGCGGTCGAGGCTGTCCTCGAGGGGCTCGGCGACCCCTCGGCGCGCCAGGCGGCAGCCGCCCTGGCGGCGATTCGCGGAACGGTGGCGGCCCTGCTCGACGTGCCAGCGAGCATGGCTGCCGCAGTCGACGCCGCCCTCGGCGACTGGAGGAGCGCCTTCGCCGCCCAGGGCCCCTCGGAGCTGCGGAGCGCCGTAGAGCAGCTCAAGTCTGCCGGTCTCGGCGGCGTTGCGTTCGTAGACCCCGCGCCGGTCGGCGACGACCCGCCCGCCAGGGCCGTGGCGCAGGAGTGGGGGGTCGACGCCCTCGTCGATCTGCTCGGACCCTCCGCCGATCACCAAGCCGCCAACGCCCTCCTCGGCGACGTCGTCGTTGTCGAGGGATGGACTGCAGGTTCCGATCTCGTGGCCCGCCACCCGGAGGTGCGCGCCGTCACCCCGGAAGGCGACTACATCACCGAGCTCGGCATGAGGCTCGCCCTGCCGGACGGCGCCGGCCCCGCCGCCCTCGAGGCGGCCGCGGTCGCCGTCGAGATCGCCGAGCGTGAGGCAGCCAGAGCGGCGAGCCTCCAGGCGTCCTCGCGACGGGAGTTCGATCAAGCTCGAGCGCGGGAGCGCGAGGCCCTCGAGGCCCTCGAGGCCCTCGAAGCGCGCTTGGCCGGCAACACGGAGGCCCTCGCCATCTCGGAGCGGGCCTGCACGGAGGCCGAGGCCGAGATCGCCAGGAACGAATCGCGGCGCACCGCCATCGATGAGGCCGCCGAGGCGAGGCAGGAGCGGGCTGGAGAGCTGCGGGCCCGTCTCGCCGAGCTCGAAGGCGAGGAGCGGGTTCGCCAAGAGGCGTTCGAAGCGTTGAGCAGAAGGCGGGTTGAGGTCGCTCGCCGTCGCGACGAAGCCCGCAGGGCCCGCGAGGCGGCTGCCGGCGCTCTCGCAAGGGTGCTCGAGAGACGAGAGATGTTGCAGCGCCGCCACTCGGCGGTCCAGGCCGACCTCGAACACATCGAGACGGCGCCCACGGCGCCGGCCGACGTGGCGCGCCTCGCCGGCGTCGAAGAGCGAGCCCGTTCGGCGGTCGAGATCGTCAGGGAGCACATCGCCGAGCTGCGCCGCAGGCAGCGCGACCTCAGGGAGCGTTCGACCGCTGCAGATGCCCGCCTCGACGGCGCCCGCCAGCGTCAGGACGCTCTGGCGAGAGGCATCGCAGACGCCAAAGAGGCATTGAGCACCCTCGCCGTGGAGCTCGCCGAGCTGCGAGTGAGAGACGAGTCGGTATGCGAGGCGCTGCGGCGCGACGCCGACGCCACCGAGGAGCAGGCGCTCGCCGCGGCCCGGCCGGACGTCGACGAGGACGCCCCCGACCTGAAGGATCTCCTGGCGACGAGGGAGGCCGAGTTGCGCCGCATGGGTCCCATCAACCCGCTGGCAGCCGCTGAGTACGAGGAAGTCGCATCCGAGGCCGAGCTTCTCGAGACCCAGCTCGCAGACCTGGAGGAGTCGCGCACGGAGCTGCGCAAGGTGATCCGCGCCCTCGACGAGGAGATGGCGTCGATGTTCATGGTGGCCTTCGAGCAGATCGCCGCCCTCTACGAGGAGAATTTCGGGCTCGTGTTCCCCGGGGGACGGGGCTCGCTCCGCCTCACCGATCCTGGTCGCCCGCTCGAGACGGGAGTCGAGATCGAGGCGCAGCCCCTCGGCAAGAAGGTCGGCCGCCTCAGCCTGCTGTCAGGGGGCGAGCGTTCGCTTGCCGCCCTCGCCTTCCTGTTCGCGGTGTTCCGGGCTCGCCCGAGCCCCTTCTACGTCCTCGACGAGGTGGAAGCTGCGCTCGACGACGCCAACTTGCGCCGTTTCCTGAGGCTGGTCGACACGCTTCGCAACTCGGCACAGCTCGTGATCATCACCCATCAGCAACAGACGATGGAGGCCGCCGACATCCTGTACGGCGTCACCATGGAGCCGGGAGAGTCCTCGAAAGTGATCGCCAAGCGCCTCGGCGGGCGGCGGGGGGCCTTAGAGTCGCGCACCGCCGGCGCAGCCGACGCGGGGTGA
- the ftsY gene encoding signal recognition particle-docking protein FtsY: MDPVIIAIIAIIVLLALGAAMTTARRRGGSSPTLEKRAAAPASPELRERLDKTRRALGERLGAAFGRARLDDEFWSELEAILIGADLGVGAAASIVERARRRSPADGGAARDAVSGEMLGLLEGRDRRLDVSGSPAVVLVVGVNGSGKTTTIAKLAAALQGGGKSVVLGAADTYRAAADRQLEVWADRVGVGIVTGRPGADPASVAYDALLAARSGSVDVLIVDTAGRLQTKQNLMDELGKIARVLQRDGERVTEVLLVIDGTTGQNALSQARRFAESVGVTGIVMTKLDGTSRGGVVVAIEQELDIPVKLIGVGEGVDDLVPFDPARFVDALMGR; this comes from the coding sequence ATGGACCCCGTGATCATCGCCATCATCGCCATCATCGTGCTGTTGGCGCTCGGCGCCGCCATGACGACGGCTCGACGGCGGGGCGGTTCCTCTCCCACCCTCGAGAAGAGGGCGGCCGCTCCGGCATCGCCCGAGCTGCGCGAGCGCCTCGACAAGACGCGCCGTGCCCTCGGCGAGCGGCTCGGGGCAGCCTTCGGGCGAGCCCGCCTCGACGACGAGTTCTGGAGCGAGCTCGAGGCGATCCTCATCGGAGCGGACCTCGGCGTCGGTGCGGCCGCCTCGATCGTCGAGCGCGCCAGACGACGCAGCCCCGCCGACGGTGGGGCGGCCCGTGACGCGGTGTCGGGCGAGATGCTCGGACTCCTCGAAGGAAGAGACCGCCGGCTCGACGTCTCCGGATCGCCGGCGGTGGTGCTCGTCGTCGGAGTGAACGGCTCGGGCAAGACGACGACGATCGCCAAGCTCGCCGCCGCGCTGCAAGGTGGCGGCAAGTCGGTCGTACTCGGGGCGGCGGACACCTACCGAGCCGCCGCCGACCGACAGCTCGAGGTGTGGGCGGATCGTGTCGGCGTCGGCATCGTCACCGGCCGACCCGGAGCCGACCCGGCGTCGGTGGCGTACGACGCCCTGCTGGCAGCCAGGTCGGGCAGCGTCGACGTCCTCATCGTCGACACGGCCGGCCGGCTCCAGACGAAGCAGAACCTCATGGACGAGCTCGGCAAGATCGCCCGCGTCCTGCAACGTGACGGCGAGCGGGTGACGGAGGTGCTGCTCGTCATCGACGGCACGACCGGCCAGAACGCGCTGTCGCAGGCGAGGCGCTTCGCCGAGTCGGTCGGGGTCACCGGTATCGTGATGACGAAGCTCGACGGCACGTCCCGCGGTGGCGTCGTCGTGGCCATCGAGCAGGAGCTCGACATCCCGGTCAAGCTGATCGGCGTCGGCGAGGGGGTCGACGACCTCGTGCCATTCGACCCGGCGCGGTTTGTCGACGCTTTGATGGGAAGGTGA
- a CDS encoding cytidine deaminase yields the protein MKGAVELMADAREAAGRAYAPYSRFRVGAVAIAEDGRRFIGVNVENAAYGSTMCAEATAIAAAATEGVRKIDTVVVACLDADECYPCGNCRQLMREFDVDTVVVQGPAGPVEHTLESLLPHSFGPDDLPG from the coding sequence GTGAAAGGCGCGGTAGAGCTGATGGCCGACGCCCGCGAGGCGGCGGGGCGGGCGTACGCGCCATACTCGAGATTCCGAGTCGGCGCGGTGGCGATTGCAGAGGACGGCAGGCGATTCATCGGTGTGAACGTCGAGAACGCCGCGTACGGGTCGACGATGTGTGCCGAGGCGACTGCCATCGCGGCCGCGGCGACCGAAGGGGTCCGCAAGATCGACACGGTCGTCGTGGCGTGCCTCGACGCCGACGAGTGCTACCCGTGCGGCAACTGCCGCCAGCTCATGCGCGAGTTCGACGTCGACACGGTCGTCGTCCAGGGACCAGCCGGACCGGTGGAGCACACGCTCGAGAGCCTCTTGCCACACTCCTTCGGCCCGGACGACCTGCCTGGTTGA
- a CDS encoding fibronectin type III domain-containing protein — protein MVGTSKKLGAVFFAAFLAVSALVVIGGPAFADPVPFPEQPLDGWDTNGTVYGVKIVGDVVYLGGQFTQVRAPTGGQTQARTNVAAINRVTGNILPFTANANGVVYAIESDGTRLWIGGAFSTVNGTTRRRVVSVDPTSGNVVGAFNVNGSGTVYGLAVRNDTLYASGIFTTFGGTTQRRIVSLNATTGAVNGGFDADANAQVRDVILSPDGSRLYAAGQFSQIGGANRIGLAALNPTTGAAVAPVFSQTVNLIQDIDINETGSQIYGALAGAPANGNRAAAYSTATGARQWAQQAMGDMQAVAYHGGNVYFGFHEGFRNDLSVRVLVADAGTGNLENIWRPTVDSFFGVWAIDATVGAAAIGGTFTQVEGVNTRGIAVFPVGGGVEDEEPPSTPTGLAVTGVTGDSVSLDWNNSTDNIGVLGYDILVDGVLSSTVGSSDGTVAGLDDATTYQFRVRARDAAGNLSGLSNAVSGTTNSALVSAGDVWRYLDNGSNQGTAWREPGFNDASWASGPGQLGFGDGDEATVLDNGFITYYFRRTINVPGSVLGDATLQVQRDDGIVVYVNGIERYRNNMPGGAVAFNTNASGTVAGAAESAWQQATIPGTAFIAGGNTIAVEVHQAGAGSSDVSFDMQLGAAVQAGPADEENPSVPQNLAVTGVTQSTVGLSWSSSTDNVGVVAYDVYMGGSLDGSSAGTTYTSSGLEWGTAYQFTVRARDAAGNVSGSSGSVNATTDSPAPDNEVPSVPTGLAVTGVTATSVSLDWNNSTDNVGVTGYDVLQDGVVVGSPAASAYTATSLSPGETYEFRVRARDAAGNVSAVSGAVNPTTTTVIDGELIAPGSVWRYLANGSDQGTAWRASGFDDSSWPAGAAELGFGDGDETTLLPTGAFTYYFRSTIDIGGTLSADPTMRIIRDDGAIVYVNGVEVWRDNMPAGDVDFMTGASSAVWFEARWVEVTLPAAAFAGGTNTIAVEIHNHTLGSSDLSFDFELTAN, from the coding sequence ATGGTCGGTACCTCCAAGAAGTTGGGGGCAGTGTTCTTTGCGGCGTTTCTCGCCGTCAGCGCGCTCGTCGTCATCGGGGGTCCGGCGTTCGCCGATCCCGTGCCCTTTCCGGAGCAGCCGCTCGACGGCTGGGACACGAACGGAACCGTGTACGGCGTCAAGATCGTGGGCGACGTCGTCTACCTCGGAGGGCAGTTCACCCAGGTCCGGGCGCCCACGGGTGGCCAGACGCAAGCTCGCACCAACGTGGCGGCCATCAACCGGGTGACCGGGAACATCCTCCCCTTCACCGCCAACGCCAACGGGGTGGTCTACGCCATCGAATCGGACGGGACCCGTCTCTGGATCGGCGGGGCGTTCTCGACGGTCAACGGCACGACCAGGCGCCGAGTCGTCTCCGTCGACCCGACATCCGGCAACGTCGTCGGAGCGTTCAACGTCAACGGCAGCGGGACCGTGTATGGCTTGGCGGTGCGCAACGACACGCTCTACGCCAGTGGCATCTTCACGACGTTCGGAGGCACGACGCAGCGCCGCATCGTCTCGCTGAACGCCACGACGGGAGCCGTGAACGGCGGCTTCGACGCCGACGCCAACGCTCAGGTCCGCGACGTGATCTTGTCGCCCGACGGAAGTCGCCTCTATGCCGCCGGGCAGTTCTCGCAGATCGGCGGCGCCAACCGGATCGGCCTCGCCGCTCTCAACCCGACGACCGGAGCCGCCGTCGCACCGGTGTTCTCCCAGACGGTGAACCTGATCCAGGACATCGACATCAACGAGACGGGCTCCCAGATCTACGGTGCCCTGGCGGGGGCGCCCGCCAACGGCAACCGAGCCGCAGCCTACTCCACGGCGACCGGGGCCAGGCAGTGGGCCCAGCAGGCGATGGGCGACATGCAGGCCGTCGCCTACCACGGCGGCAACGTCTACTTCGGATTCCACGAGGGATTCCGCAACGACCTCTCGGTCCGGGTGCTCGTCGCCGACGCCGGCACGGGCAACCTCGAGAACATCTGGCGGCCGACGGTCGACAGCTTCTTCGGCGTGTGGGCGATCGATGCGACCGTCGGCGCCGCCGCCATCGGCGGGACCTTCACACAGGTCGAAGGGGTCAACACGCGCGGTATCGCCGTGTTTCCGGTGGGCGGTGGCGTCGAAGACGAGGAGCCGCCCTCCACGCCGACGGGCCTGGCGGTGACGGGCGTGACAGGTGACTCGGTCTCGCTCGACTGGAACAACTCGACGGACAACATCGGAGTGCTCGGCTACGACATCCTGGTCGACGGGGTCCTCTCCTCCACCGTCGGCTCGTCGGACGGCACGGTCGCAGGCCTCGACGACGCCACGACCTACCAGTTCCGCGTCAGGGCCCGCGACGCGGCCGGCAACCTCTCGGGGCTCAGCAACGCCGTCTCCGGCACGACGAACTCTGCTCTCGTGAGCGCCGGCGACGTCTGGCGCTACCTCGACAACGGATCGAACCAGGGAACGGCGTGGCGCGAGCCGGGCTTCAACGACGCTTCCTGGGCCTCCGGTCCCGGCCAGCTCGGCTTCGGCGACGGCGACGAGGCGACCGTGCTCGACAACGGCTTCATCACCTATTACTTCCGAAGGACGATCAACGTGCCGGGCTCCGTCCTCGGGGACGCCACCCTCCAGGTGCAGCGCGACGACGGCATCGTCGTGTATGTCAACGGCATCGAGCGGTACCGAAACAACATGCCGGGCGGGGCGGTCGCCTTCAACACGAATGCGAGCGGAACGGTGGCTGGGGCCGCCGAGTCCGCATGGCAGCAGGCGACGATCCCGGGAACCGCCTTCATCGCGGGGGGCAACACGATCGCCGTCGAGGTCCATCAAGCAGGGGCGGGCAGCTCGGATGTCTCGTTCGACATGCAGCTCGGCGCTGCGGTCCAGGCGGGCCCGGCCGACGAGGAGAACCCGTCCGTGCCGCAGAACCTGGCGGTGACCGGCGTGACGCAGTCGACGGTTGGCCTCTCGTGGAGCTCCTCGACGGACAACGTCGGGGTGGTCGCCTATGACGTGTACATGGGAGGCTCGCTCGACGGTTCGTCGGCCGGGACGACATACACGTCCTCGGGCCTCGAGTGGGGGACGGCGTACCAGTTCACCGTGCGAGCCCGCGACGCCGCAGGAAACGTGTCCGGCAGCAGCGGCTCGGTGAATGCCACCACCGACAGCCCGGCGCCCGACAACGAAGTGCCCTCCGTGCCGACGGGGCTGGCCGTGACCGGCGTCACCGCCACCTCCGTCTCGCTCGACTGGAACAACTCGACGGACAACGTCGGCGTGACGGGGTACGACGTACTCCAGGACGGCGTCGTCGTGGGTTCCCCGGCCGCCTCGGCGTACACCGCCACCAGCCTCTCGCCCGGCGAGACATACGAGTTCCGGGTCAGAGCGAGAGACGCGGCCGGCAACGTGTCGGCGGTGAGCGGCGCAGTCAACCCGACCACCACGACGGTGATCGACGGGGAGCTCATCGCCCCGGGATCGGTATGGCGCTACCTGGCGAACGGCTCCGACCAGGGCACTGCGTGGCGGGCGAGCGGTTTCGACGACTCGTCGTGGCCTGCGGGGGCCGCCGAGCTCGGCTTCGGAGACGGCGACGAGACCACTCTGCTACCCACAGGCGCCTTCACGTACTACTTCAGGTCGACCATCGACATCGGAGGGACGCTCTCGGCGGATCCGACGATGCGGATCATCCGCGACGACGGTGCCATCGTCTACGTGAACGGCGTCGAGGTGTGGAGGGACAACATGCCCGCCGGTGACGTCGACTTCATGACGGGTGCCTCGTCGGCCGTCTGGTTCGAGGCGAGATGGGTCGAGGTCACGCTTCCGGCTGCGGCGTTCGCCGGCGGAACGAACACCATCGCCGTCGAGATCCACAACCACACTCTTGGAAGCTCCGACCTGAGCTTCGACTTCGAGCTGACCGCCAACTGA
- a CDS encoding electron transfer flavoprotein subunit alpha/FixB family protein — translation MTTIVFAEATGEGPASSALEAISKARSWGPVAVFHAGEGDDGAFAAYGAHGAHKVHHLDTGDALPGAAAAAALAEIAAAETPRLILFGMSPTDRDVAGRLSARLGRPVLANATDVDAADGVRVTNEILGGTTRVVTRITAGAPALVVVRPKAFAAEPAGGEAPQVVAVELPDLGHASSAKVLERHVEEATGPKLEAADIVVSGGRGLGDPSKFAMLDELAGLLGGAVGGTRAVVDAGWVPYSYQVGQTGKTVKPSVYIACGISGAMQHLVGMKDSATIIAINKDPDAPIFGVADLGIVGDVHKVVPALVDTLRERR, via the coding sequence ATGACCACCATCGTCTTCGCAGAGGCGACCGGCGAGGGACCAGCGTCTTCCGCTCTCGAGGCGATCTCCAAGGCCAGGTCTTGGGGTCCCGTCGCCGTCTTCCACGCCGGAGAGGGCGACGATGGAGCATTCGCCGCATACGGCGCCCACGGGGCGCACAAGGTTCACCACCTCGATACAGGGGACGCCCTCCCGGGAGCGGCGGCCGCCGCCGCCCTCGCCGAGATCGCCGCAGCCGAGACCCCCCGTCTGATCCTGTTCGGGATGTCGCCGACGGACAGGGACGTCGCCGGGCGGCTCAGCGCCCGTCTGGGGCGGCCCGTGCTCGCCAACGCCACGGACGTCGACGCCGCCGACGGGGTCCGCGTCACGAACGAGATCCTCGGCGGGACCACCCGGGTCGTCACCAGGATCACGGCAGGAGCTCCGGCACTCGTCGTCGTGCGGCCCAAGGCCTTCGCCGCCGAGCCGGCAGGTGGCGAGGCGCCGCAGGTCGTCGCGGTCGAGCTTCCCGACCTGGGTCATGCCTCCTCGGCGAAGGTGCTAGAGCGGCACGTCGAGGAAGCGACCGGCCCCAAGCTCGAAGCGGCCGACATCGTCGTGTCGGGCGGTAGGGGCCTCGGGGACCCGTCCAAGTTCGCCATGCTCGACGAGCTGGCGGGCCTCCTCGGCGGAGCCGTCGGCGGCACCCGGGCGGTGGTAGACGCCGGGTGGGTGCCGTACTCCTATCAGGTGGGCCAGACAGGCAAGACCGTGAAGCCGAGCGTCTACATCGCCTGTGGCATCTCCGGCGCCATGCAGCATCTCGTCGGCATGAAGGACTCGGCCACGATCATCGCCATCAACAAGGATCCCGACGCCCCGATCTTCGGTGTCGCCGATCTCGGCATCGTCGGTGACGTCCACAAGGTGGTCCCGGCACTGGTCGACACGTTGCGGGAGCGCCGGTAG
- a CDS encoding electron transfer flavoprotein subunit beta/FixA family protein — translation MKVAVCAKQIPDPASPYALDPETHFVHRPPEQVLDDTDRYGIEVGLQIAEAAGGDATVTIFTMSPRGTLQGIRQALAMGVDEAVLIEDEQLRGSDALTTARALAAAIDRAGFDLVIAGTESTDGYTGVVPQQIAEILGVPSLTFARKVEVVGDQVTIERQTRGGYDVVVASMPAVISVTAGAVEPRYPTFKGIMQAKQKPVTELTTGDLGVTADAQQVIESVTPVPARQAGAVHEDDGTGHERIVALLEQLKVV, via the coding sequence ATGAAGGTCGCCGTCTGCGCCAAGCAGATACCCGATCCCGCCAGTCCATACGCGCTCGATCCGGAGACCCATTTCGTGCACCGCCCTCCGGAGCAGGTGCTCGACGACACCGACCGCTACGGCATCGAGGTCGGCCTCCAGATCGCAGAGGCGGCAGGCGGCGATGCAACCGTCACGATCTTCACCATGTCGCCTCGGGGCACGCTCCAGGGGATACGCCAAGCGCTGGCGATGGGGGTCGACGAGGCAGTCCTCATCGAGGACGAGCAGCTGCGAGGCAGCGACGCCTTGACGACGGCGCGGGCACTCGCCGCCGCGATCGATCGCGCCGGCTTCGACCTGGTGATCGCGGGCACGGAGTCGACGGACGGCTACACGGGTGTCGTGCCGCAGCAGATCGCCGAGATCCTCGGAGTGCCCTCGCTGACCTTCGCCCGCAAGGTGGAGGTGGTCGGCGACCAGGTGACGATCGAACGGCAAACGAGGGGCGGCTACGACGTCGTGGTCGCCTCGATGCCGGCCGTCATCAGCGTCACGGCTGGAGCCGTCGAGCCGCGCTACCCGACGTTCAAGGGGATCATGCAGGCCAAGCAGAAGCCGGTGACGGAGCTGACGACTGGTGACCTGGGCGTCACCGCCGATGCGCAGCAGGTCATCGAGTCCGTGACCCCGGTCCCGGCGAGGCAAGCGGGGGCGGTCCACGAGGACGACGGCACGGGCCACGAGCGGATCGTCGCCCTCCTCGAGCAGCTCAAGGTGGTGTGA
- a CDS encoding purine-nucleoside phosphorylase codes for MTYERLVEAAEAIAKATDRERHSVGLVLGSGLGDYAASLPGAVEVPYDTIPHFPVPKVEGHAGTIHSVEVEGRGVLVLSGRVHAYEGWDMDDVVFGVRCAALAGCAVVLLTNAAGGVGPYLRQGDLVAVRDHINLAGRNPLYGPNDERLGPRFPDLSDVYSEEIRDEIEAVAQHLGITFKTGVYAWFLGPSYETPAEIDMVERIGGDLVGMSTVPEAIALAHMGVKVGCISLVTNLAAGIADQPISHDEVTETALLAKEKFAHLLDELLPRLVGLT; via the coding sequence ATGACTTACGAGAGACTCGTCGAGGCTGCCGAGGCGATCGCCAAGGCGACCGACCGGGAGCGCCATTCCGTTGGGCTCGTGCTCGGCAGCGGGTTGGGCGACTACGCCGCCTCGCTGCCGGGCGCCGTCGAGGTGCCGTACGACACGATCCCGCACTTTCCCGTGCCGAAGGTCGAAGGCCACGCAGGCACCATCCACTCCGTCGAGGTCGAGGGCCGCGGGGTCCTCGTCCTCTCGGGCAGGGTGCACGCATACGAAGGTTGGGACATGGACGACGTCGTCTTCGGGGTACGGTGTGCCGCGCTGGCGGGCTGTGCCGTCGTCCTGCTGACGAACGCAGCGGGAGGGGTCGGCCCGTACCTGCGCCAAGGTGACCTCGTGGCGGTGCGCGACCACATCAACCTCGCAGGGCGCAACCCGCTGTACGGCCCGAACGACGAGCGCCTCGGCCCTCGTTTCCCCGACCTCTCGGACGTCTACTCCGAGGAGATCCGCGACGAGATCGAGGCCGTTGCCCAGCACCTGGGCATCACGTTCAAGACGGGCGTGTACGCCTGGTTCCTCGGGCCGTCGTACGAGACGCCGGCCGAGATCGACATGGTCGAGCGGATCGGAGGCGACCTCGTCGGCATGTCGACGGTGCCGGAAGCGATCGCGCTGGCACACATGGGCGTGAAGGTGGGATGCATCTCTCTCGTCACGAACCTGGCGGCGGGCATCGCCGACCAGCCCATCAGTCACGACGAGGTGACCGAGACGGCCCTGCTGGCCAAGGAGAAGTTCGCCCACCTCCTCGACGAGCTGCTGCCTCGACTCGTCGGGCTGACGTGA